The proteins below are encoded in one region of Streptomyces cyanogenus:
- a CDS encoding DUF397 domain-containing protein, with the protein MTTHTSWKKSSFSGGGEGNDCVEVADMDTHISIRDSKAPTRATLTFPARAFTPFIEALKARHSAD; encoded by the coding sequence GTGACCACCCACACCTCGTGGAAGAAGTCGTCCTTCTCCGGTGGAGGTGAGGGCAACGACTGCGTCGAAGTCGCCGACATGGACACCCACATATCCATCCGCGACTCCAAAGCCCCCACCCGAGCCACCCTCACCTTCCCGGCCCGTGCCTTCACCCCCTTCATCGAAGCCCTGAAGGCGCGGCACTCCGCCGACTGA
- a CDS encoding helix-turn-helix domain-containing protein yields MPARRNPTARQVRLGAELRRLREAAGLKATEAAALLGTNSVQMSQIESGIAGVSEERVRRLAANYACTDQALIDALVAMTTDRTRGWWEEYRGTLPAAYQDLAELDHHARFRKDVAVIHVPGLLQTEDYAQALFAYMNPEFPESEVALRVEHRMKRRVVIDGPDPIPYETVIHEAALRIRVAGRAASRAQLSRILEVSEADHVTVRVIPFALDDFAGAGSTMVHLGGPVPRLDTVVRDAPHGTAFIDSEAQLEHFRRLFRKVRGQALSPERSRDLIHQLAKEL; encoded by the coding sequence GTGCCAGCACGACGGAACCCCACAGCACGCCAGGTTCGACTGGGCGCGGAACTGCGGAGACTTCGCGAAGCCGCGGGGCTGAAGGCAACGGAGGCAGCGGCCCTGCTCGGGACGAACTCCGTTCAGATGAGTCAGATCGAGTCCGGCATCGCCGGGGTGAGCGAGGAGCGAGTACGTCGGCTCGCCGCCAACTACGCCTGTACCGACCAGGCCTTGATCGACGCGCTGGTGGCCATGACGACGGACCGGACCCGCGGCTGGTGGGAGGAGTACCGGGGTACCCTCCCCGCCGCCTACCAGGACCTGGCCGAGCTGGACCATCACGCGCGGTTCCGCAAGGACGTGGCGGTCATCCACGTGCCAGGGCTCCTCCAGACGGAGGACTACGCCCAGGCTCTCTTCGCCTACATGAACCCGGAGTTCCCCGAGAGCGAGGTGGCCCTTCGGGTGGAGCACCGGATGAAGCGGAGGGTCGTCATCGACGGGCCCGACCCCATCCCGTACGAGACGGTGATCCACGAGGCCGCACTCCGCATCCGGGTGGCCGGGCGCGCCGCTTCCCGGGCTCAGCTCAGTCGCATCCTGGAGGTGTCGGAGGCGGACCACGTCACCGTGCGGGTCATCCCCTTCGCGCTGGACGACTTCGCGGGCGCCGGAAGCACCATGGTGCACCTGGGTGGACCGGTTCCCAGGCTGGACACCGTCGTGCGCGACGCCCCGCACGGCACGGCGTTCATCGACTCGGAAGCACAGCTGGAGCACTTCCGCAGGCTGTTCCGTAAGGTGAGGGGGCAGGCGCTGTCCCCTGAGCGGTCGCGCGACCTCATCCACCAGTTGGCGAAGGAGCTGTGA
- a CDS encoding ATP-binding protein, translating into MPESEPGDYTLYIPNDPRAVTVCRRTLRAILTMHGLAGLVETAELLATELVSNAVRHTKGPAALRVRRSPEGVVWIGAWDTDPAPPEPPVPLGRVLESKEGRGLGLVTANLRRRSSLITWMERRADGRLVA; encoded by the coding sequence ATGCCCGAAAGCGAACCCGGGGACTACACCCTCTACATCCCCAACGACCCGAGAGCCGTGACCGTCTGCCGCCGCACCCTGCGCGCGATCCTGACGATGCACGGGCTGGCGGGACTGGTGGAGACGGCGGAACTCCTCGCGACCGAGCTGGTGTCGAACGCCGTGCGGCACACCAAGGGGCCGGCGGCGTTGCGGGTGCGGCGCTCCCCGGAGGGCGTGGTGTGGATCGGGGCGTGGGACACGGACCCCGCGCCACCGGAGCCGCCGGTGCCATTGGGGCGGGTGCTGGAGTCGAAGGAGGGGAGGGGGCTGGGGCTGGTGACTGCGAACTTGCGGCGGCGTAGCTCGTTGATCACCTGGATGGAAAGGAGAGCTGATGGTCGGCTCGTCGCATGA
- a CDS encoding Imm50 family immunity protein produces MQSSQGIDAVYQGSAPELTGVHVREVVLNEDGPTLKLRLDLPRYPDQPPKKWKAQGFNTVQIEVSFSGLRSLTLEGFGTDVNADMSLHREDGIILNVSSSTMQLSATAEVAFISKLTAYANEV; encoded by the coding sequence TTGCAATCTTCACAAGGAATCGACGCCGTTTACCAGGGGAGTGCCCCGGAACTGACCGGGGTACATGTGCGCGAGGTGGTCCTAAACGAGGATGGGCCGACACTGAAGCTGCGCCTTGACCTCCCCCGCTATCCTGATCAACCTCCGAAAAAATGGAAGGCGCAGGGATTCAATACCGTGCAAATCGAGGTTTCATTCAGCGGGCTCCGATCGCTCACTCTGGAAGGCTTCGGAACTGATGTAAACGCAGACATGTCCCTGCACAGAGAGGACGGCATCATCCTCAATGTGTCGTCGTCCACGATGCAGCTCAGCGCCACCGCTGAAGTCGCCTTCATCTCGAAACTCACAGCGTACGCCAACGAAGTATGA
- a CDS encoding DUF6881 domain-containing protein, whose protein sequence is MARGSGVTYRALPLTTRDLRRLITQDVSLRWSLTVALDFLRETAPQEVAADGALKAEKFHESAEIGLREVPVGSIVDVASQPEFSASSISPEEFERTWRTASWSTKNVPGRQ, encoded by the coding sequence GTGGCTCGAGGATCTGGCGTCACATATCGAGCGTTACCTCTCACCACGAGGGATCTACGCAGGCTAATCACCCAGGATGTCAGCCTTCGTTGGTCTCTTACCGTCGCGTTAGACTTCCTGCGGGAAACAGCGCCGCAGGAAGTTGCCGCCGACGGAGCACTGAAGGCCGAGAAATTTCACGAGTCCGCTGAGATCGGTCTGAGGGAAGTGCCCGTGGGATCGATCGTTGATGTGGCTAGCCAGCCAGAGTTCTCAGCTTCTTCGATCAGCCCTGAAGAGTTCGAGCGAACGTGGCGAACCGCCTCGTGGTCGACGAAAAACGTTCCGGGCCGGCAGTGA
- a CDS encoding M14 family metallopeptidase: protein MRLRIRGSGARGGRRTAALGALLALALAAPVSATAGQSASADGVRKVVPGDDDIRQYEIQQSTTRVTRTAIQAAGVTVDEADEESVVVSGRAEQISRLRRMGYDVQPLGDVPQRGGARLYDFPSADSKYHNYAETNAEIDQRLAAYPGIMSKRVIGKSYQGRDIVAIKVSDNVGTDENEPEVLFTAHQHAREHLTVEMALYLLRELGAGYGSDSRITNLVNSREIWIVPDLNPDGGEYDIASGSYRSWRKNRQPNSGSSYVGTDLNRNWNYKWGCCGGSSGSTSSETYRGSAAESAPEVKVVSDFVRSRVVGGKQQIKAGIDFHTYSELVLWPFGYTYSDTATGMTADDAAAFKAVGQKMAASNGYTAEQASDLYITDGSIDDYLWGVHKIFDYTFEMYPTSSWDGGFYPPDEVIERETSRNKDAVLQLLENADCMYRSIGKAAQYCS, encoded by the coding sequence ATGCGACTTCGCATCCGCGGCTCCGGCGCGCGCGGCGGCAGACGTACCGCCGCTCTCGGCGCGCTGCTGGCCCTCGCCCTCGCCGCCCCCGTCTCGGCCACCGCAGGCCAGTCCGCCAGTGCCGACGGCGTCCGGAAGGTCGTACCCGGCGATGACGACATCCGGCAGTACGAGATCCAGCAGAGCACGACCCGCGTGACGCGTACGGCCATTCAGGCGGCCGGCGTCACCGTCGACGAGGCCGACGAGGAGAGTGTCGTCGTCTCCGGGCGGGCCGAGCAGATCAGCAGGCTGCGCCGGATGGGGTACGACGTACAGCCGTTGGGGGACGTGCCGCAGCGAGGCGGAGCGCGGCTCTACGACTTCCCCAGCGCCGACTCGAAGTACCACAACTACGCCGAGACGAACGCCGAGATCGACCAGCGGCTCGCCGCCTACCCGGGCATCATGAGCAAGCGGGTGATCGGTAAGTCGTACCAGGGCCGGGACATCGTCGCGATCAAGGTCAGTGACAACGTCGGGACGGACGAGAACGAGCCCGAGGTGCTGTTCACCGCCCACCAGCACGCGCGGGAGCACCTGACCGTGGAGATGGCGCTGTATCTGCTGCGCGAACTCGGCGCGGGATACGGGTCCGACTCGCGGATCACCAACCTCGTCAACAGCCGCGAGATCTGGATCGTGCCCGATCTGAACCCGGACGGCGGGGAGTACGACATCGCCAGCGGTTCGTACCGGTCCTGGCGGAAGAACCGGCAGCCCAACTCCGGCTCTTCGTACGTCGGTACGGATCTCAACCGGAACTGGAACTACAAGTGGGGCTGCTGCGGCGGGTCGTCGGGGTCGACGTCCTCCGAGACCTACCGTGGGTCCGCCGCCGAGTCCGCGCCCGAGGTGAAGGTCGTCTCCGACTTCGTGCGCAGCCGGGTCGTCGGAGGCAAGCAGCAGATCAAGGCCGGGATCGACTTCCACACCTACAGCGAGCTGGTGCTGTGGCCGTTCGGGTACACCTACTCCGACACCGCCACCGGGATGACCGCGGACGACGCCGCCGCCTTCAAGGCCGTGGGCCAGAAGATGGCCGCCAGCAACGGGTACACGGCGGAGCAGGCCAGCGACCTGTACATCACCGACGGGTCCATCGACGACTATCTCTGGGGCGTACACAAGATCTTCGACTACACCTTCGAGATGTACCCGACGTCCAGTTGGGACGGTGGGTTCTACCCGCCCGACGAAGTCATCGAGCGGGAGACCTCCCGTAACAAGGACGCTGTGTTGCAGCTGCTGGAGAACGCCGACTGCATGTACCGGTCGATCGGCAAGGCCGCCCAGTACTGCAGTTAG